A DNA window from Polyangiaceae bacterium contains the following coding sequences:
- a CDS encoding aminopeptidase P N-terminal domain-containing protein, whose protein sequence is MSAEFAARRQKVLAQLSDACLVIGAAPVALRNNDIEHEYRQDSDFYYLTGFDEPQSVLVLRQTEPRFVLFVRPKDPEREVWDGYRAGVEGAVKQHGADEAYPIAELATRLPDLLENHSRLVTPFGRDAELDARVTDALAALRKRVKQRKWWPTELVDPAGLLHRMRLHKSPAELELMRKAARISADAHLAAMKHTRPGGWEYEVEALLRSQFRKAGAERLAYECIVGSGPNATVLHYRKNDRQMGDGELLLIDAGCEFGYYASDITRTFPVNGRFSAPQQELYEVVLAAQLASIDAARVGNTLDAVHQASVKVLTQGMVDAGLIAGPVDEAIETERFKKYYMHRTSHYLGMDVHDVGDYYVRGEPNPLTASEVITVEPGLYVSEADADAPERFRGIGIRIEDDVVITSEGPEVISAGAPKSVDEVQRACQG, encoded by the coding sequence ATGTCGGCAGAATTCGCGGCGCGCCGCCAAAAAGTCCTTGCCCAACTCTCGGACGCTTGCCTCGTCATCGGCGCGGCTCCCGTGGCTCTACGCAACAACGACATCGAGCACGAGTACCGTCAGGACTCGGACTTCTACTACTTGACTGGCTTCGACGAGCCGCAGTCCGTGCTCGTGTTGCGCCAGACCGAGCCACGCTTCGTGCTCTTCGTACGCCCGAAGGACCCCGAGCGGGAAGTGTGGGATGGCTACCGCGCTGGTGTCGAAGGCGCTGTCAAACAGCACGGAGCCGACGAGGCCTACCCGATCGCGGAACTCGCGACTCGCCTGCCGGATCTTCTGGAGAACCACTCGCGCTTGGTCACTCCCTTCGGCCGGGATGCGGAGCTCGATGCTCGAGTGACAGACGCCTTGGCAGCGCTGCGCAAACGCGTGAAGCAGCGCAAGTGGTGGCCGACGGAGCTCGTCGACCCTGCTGGTCTGCTGCACCGCATGCGCTTGCACAAGTCACCGGCAGAACTGGAGCTGATGCGCAAAGCCGCTCGCATCAGCGCGGACGCCCACCTGGCCGCCATGAAACACACGCGCCCCGGAGGCTGGGAGTACGAGGTAGAAGCCCTGCTCCGCTCCCAATTCCGCAAGGCAGGCGCCGAACGCCTGGCCTACGAGTGCATCGTGGGCTCGGGCCCCAACGCGACCGTGCTGCACTATCGTAAGAACGACCGACAGATGGGCGATGGTGAACTGCTTCTGATCGATGCCGGCTGCGAGTTCGGTTACTACGCCTCGGACATCACCCGCACCTTTCCGGTCAATGGGCGCTTCAGCGCGCCCCAACAAGAGCTGTACGAAGTCGTGCTAGCGGCCCAGCTGGCGAGCATCGATGCGGCTCGCGTCGGCAATACCCTGGACGCGGTGCATCAAGCATCGGTGAAGGTACTCACTCAGGGAATGGTGGATGCGGGGCTGATCGCCGGCCCGGTCGACGAAGCCATCGAGACCGAGCGCTTCAAGAAGTACTACATGCATCGCACGAGCCACTACCTGGGCATGGACGTGCACGACGTCGGGGACTACTACGTGCGCGGCGAGCCAAACCCACTGACGGCGTCCGAGGTCATCACGGTGGAACCCGGACTCTACGTTTCCGAGGCCGACGCGGATGCGCCGGAGCGCTTTCGCGGCATCGGCATTCGCATCGAGGACGACGTCGTGATCACTAGCGAGGGGCCGGAGGTCATCAGCGCTGGCGCCCCCAAGAGCGTCGACGAAGTTCAGCGCGCGTGCCAGGGCTAG
- a CDS encoding DUF2238 domain-containing protein: MNRQRLPETLLLVLAVICVATGLAPPAGRLNWALEVGPGLAGVFVLVGVYRRFRMSDLVYVCVFVHVLILIYGGYYTYAATPLGNWAKEAFHLSRNHYDRVGHLALGFFPALVAREVLLRTSPLERGKWLFFLICSVCLAIGAFWELLEWWTTLVVASDVGTAFLGSQGDPWDAQWDMFLALVGAILSLLILSGAHDRSMAALPSRGVASVP; the protein is encoded by the coding sequence ATGAACCGCCAGCGGCTCCCCGAAACCCTGCTGCTCGTTCTGGCCGTGATCTGCGTGGCGACGGGACTGGCGCCGCCCGCGGGGCGGCTCAACTGGGCCCTAGAAGTCGGGCCGGGGCTCGCAGGGGTGTTCGTGCTCGTCGGCGTCTATCGGCGGTTTCGCATGAGCGACCTGGTGTACGTCTGCGTCTTCGTACACGTGCTGATCTTGATCTACGGCGGCTACTACACCTACGCCGCAACTCCCTTGGGAAATTGGGCGAAGGAGGCGTTCCACTTGTCGCGCAACCACTACGATCGCGTCGGCCATCTCGCCCTTGGTTTCTTCCCTGCCCTCGTCGCGCGCGAGGTGCTGTTGCGCACGTCGCCCCTCGAGCGTGGCAAGTGGCTGTTCTTCCTGATCTGCAGCGTCTGTCTCGCCATTGGTGCGTTCTGGGAGCTGCTGGAATGGTGGACGACCTTGGTCGTCGCCTCCGACGTTGGCACCGCGTTCCTCGGCAGCCAAGGCGATCCCTGGGACGCGCAATGGGACATGTTCCTGGCCCTGGTCGGCGCCATCCTCTCACTGCTCATCCTCAGCGGCGCCCACGACCGCTCCATGGCCGCCCTCCCCAGCCGGGGCGTCGCCAGCGTCCCGTGA
- a CDS encoding pseudouridine synthase, giving the protein MTKEVRLQRALASAGVASRRASEELIVAGRVRVDGRVVRELGSKVDPRRQRIEVDGQRIVADILVYIVLHKPRGMMCTLRDPEGRPTVRDAVRDLGLRVAPVGRLDFNTSGVLLLTNDGDFAAGLSHPRAGVPKVYLAKVQGRVDEATLDKLGGSIEIGDSATRGAQVRVVRREGDKTWLELVLREGKNRQVRRLVEHAGLGLMRLSRTAYAGIGVEGLAPGEWRTLTVDELRQLKQSFGVPQRVRPPTRALHEGVPEQGGRRVPRRAPEASTPRRAPEASTPRRREGAGVRAPSRPGRPGHGSKPRRDAGPERDERRANRPTAKPQEAAGSARAERRPKRSSTSKPQAGRPTQGERRPKRSSKSKPARRRR; this is encoded by the coding sequence ATGACCAAGGAAGTTCGCCTGCAACGGGCGCTGGCAAGTGCTGGCGTGGCTTCGCGGCGCGCCTCGGAGGAGTTGATCGTTGCGGGTCGCGTCCGCGTCGACGGGCGTGTGGTGCGTGAACTGGGCAGCAAGGTCGACCCCCGACGACAGCGCATCGAGGTGGACGGTCAGCGGATTGTCGCGGACATTCTGGTCTACATCGTGCTCCACAAGCCCCGGGGGATGATGTGCACGCTGCGTGATCCCGAAGGTCGTCCCACCGTTCGAGACGCGGTTCGAGATCTGGGGCTTCGCGTCGCACCGGTGGGGAGACTGGACTTCAACACCAGCGGCGTGCTGCTGCTGACGAACGACGGGGACTTCGCGGCGGGCCTCTCCCATCCGCGGGCCGGCGTGCCGAAGGTCTACCTCGCCAAAGTTCAGGGTCGCGTCGACGAGGCGACCCTCGACAAACTAGGCGGAAGCATCGAGATCGGTGACAGCGCCACCCGTGGTGCCCAGGTGCGTGTCGTACGCCGGGAGGGGGACAAGACCTGGCTCGAGCTCGTGCTGCGCGAAGGGAAGAATCGTCAGGTTCGGCGCTTGGTGGAGCACGCGGGGCTAGGTCTGATGCGACTCTCTCGTACCGCCTACGCGGGCATCGGCGTCGAAGGGCTGGCCCCGGGTGAGTGGCGCACGCTCACCGTCGACGAATTGCGGCAGCTCAAGCAGAGCTTCGGCGTGCCCCAACGCGTACGGCCGCCCACCCGGGCGCTCCACGAGGGCGTCCCCGAACAAGGTGGAAGGCGAGTGCCGCGACGCGCCCCGGAGGCGTCGACGCCGCGCCGTGCACCGGAGGCGTCGACGCCGCGACGCCGCGAGGGTGCAGGGGTGCGCGCGCCCAGTCGGCCAGGCCGACCAGGTCACGGGTCGAAACCTCGCCGGGACGCTGGCCCCGAACGCGACGAACGCAGGGCGAACCGTCCCACTGCCAAGCCCCAAGAGGCCGCTGGCTCTGCACGCGCTGAGCGCAGGCCGAAACGATCCAGCACGTCCAAGCCTCAGGCCGGGCGCCCCACCCAGGGTGAGCGCAGGCCGAAACGATCCAGCAAGTCCAAGCCCGCACGCCGCCGCCGCTGA
- a CDS encoding ribbon-helix-helix domain-containing protein has translation MSRKKISTTVYITPEQNERLHLLHQRTKVPVAVYIREGIDLVLKRYEHALPGQMTLDATPSKSSKK, from the coding sequence ATGAGCCGCAAGAAGATATCGACCACGGTCTACATCACACCGGAGCAGAACGAGCGGCTGCATTTGCTGCATCAGCGGACGAAGGTGCCGGTGGCGGTCTACATTCGCGAGGGGATCGACCTCGTGCTCAAGCGCTACGAGCACGCGCTGCCGGGTCAGATGACCCTGGACGCCACACCAAGCAAGTCCAGCAAGAAGTAG
- the lepA gene encoding translation elongation factor 4, with amino-acid sequence MSKNPAHIRNFSIIAHVDHGKSTLADRILDVTGAITAREKVEQFLDKLELERERGITIKAQSVRLTFRAADGVEYQLQLIDTPGHVDFSYEVSRSLNACEGALLVVDSTQGVQAQTVANVYLALDNSLEIIPVLNKVDLPSADVDRAAEMVEEVIGLDCSGAIMASGKTGQGVPDILEAVVQRIPPPTGDPAAPLRALIFDSWYDSYRGAVVMVRVFQGTLKKGDRISFMATKRTYEVTALGCFSPHPVALSELGPGEVGFVAANIKSVEDTKIGDTVTLASQPASTPLPGFKEVKPMVFAGVYPTDSADYEALRDALSKLHLNDSSFQYEPDTSDALGFGFRCGFLGLLHMEIIQERLEREYDLDLITTAPSVVYHAYTKTGDKVVVDNPSKMPAVGDIDHIDEPIMKVTVHTPADYVGAVVALCEERRGSQLGIHFATPTHVVITYELPLAEVILDFHDRLKSASRGYASMDYELVGYRTDDLVKLDMLLNGEPLDALSVIVHRQNSYARGRALAAKLKELVPRQQYEIAIQAAIGAKIISRETVRALRKDVTAKCYGGDISRKRKLLEKQKEGKKRMKSVGSVDVPQDAFLAILKID; translated from the coding sequence ATGTCCAAGAACCCCGCCCACATTCGCAACTTCTCGATCATCGCCCACGTGGACCATGGCAAGAGCACGCTGGCGGATCGTATCTTGGACGTGACGGGCGCCATCACCGCGCGCGAGAAGGTCGAGCAGTTCCTCGACAAGCTGGAGCTCGAACGAGAGCGCGGCATCACGATCAAAGCCCAGAGCGTTCGCCTGACCTTCCGCGCCGCGGACGGAGTCGAGTATCAACTGCAGCTGATCGACACGCCAGGTCACGTCGACTTCAGCTACGAGGTCAGCCGCAGCCTCAATGCCTGCGAAGGTGCGCTTCTGGTCGTGGATTCGACCCAAGGCGTGCAGGCGCAAACCGTGGCCAACGTCTACCTGGCCCTGGACAACAGCCTGGAAATCATTCCCGTGCTGAACAAGGTCGACCTACCCTCCGCTGACGTGGACCGCGCTGCCGAAATGGTGGAAGAGGTCATCGGCTTGGACTGCAGCGGCGCCATCATGGCCAGCGGAAAGACCGGCCAAGGCGTGCCGGACATTCTGGAGGCCGTCGTGCAGCGAATCCCTCCGCCCACCGGGGACCCCGCAGCGCCACTGCGCGCACTCATCTTCGACAGCTGGTACGACAGCTACCGAGGGGCAGTGGTGATGGTGCGCGTGTTTCAGGGCACCTTGAAGAAAGGGGACCGCATCTCCTTCATGGCCACCAAGCGCACCTACGAAGTGACCGCTCTGGGTTGCTTCTCGCCCCACCCAGTTGCCCTCTCCGAGCTGGGCCCGGGAGAGGTGGGCTTCGTCGCCGCCAACATCAAGAGCGTGGAGGACACCAAGATCGGCGACACGGTCACCCTGGCCTCACAGCCCGCATCGACACCGTTGCCCGGGTTCAAAGAGGTCAAGCCGATGGTTTTTGCCGGCGTGTACCCTACGGACTCCGCCGACTATGAGGCGTTGCGTGACGCGCTGTCGAAGCTGCACCTCAACGACTCGTCCTTCCAATACGAACCCGACACCTCCGATGCTCTCGGCTTCGGCTTCCGTTGCGGCTTCCTGGGGCTCTTGCACATGGAGATCATCCAGGAGCGGCTGGAGCGGGAATATGACCTCGACCTGATCACGACCGCTCCCAGCGTCGTCTACCACGCCTACACGAAGACCGGCGACAAGGTGGTGGTCGACAATCCTTCGAAGATGCCCGCAGTCGGCGACATCGACCATATCGACGAGCCGATCATGAAAGTCACGGTGCATACGCCGGCGGACTACGTGGGAGCCGTCGTCGCCCTGTGCGAAGAGCGTCGAGGCTCGCAGCTGGGCATTCACTTCGCCACGCCCACTCACGTCGTGATCACCTACGAGCTGCCCTTGGCAGAGGTGATCTTGGACTTCCACGACCGGCTGAAGAGCGCCAGTCGCGGCTACGCCAGTATGGACTACGAGTTGGTGGGCTATCGCACCGACGACCTGGTCAAGCTCGACATGCTGCTCAACGGCGAGCCTCTGGACGCCCTCAGCGTCATCGTGCATCGCCAAAACTCCTACGCCCGCGGGCGCGCATTGGCGGCGAAGCTGAAGGAACTGGTGCCGCGTCAGCAGTACGAGATCGCGATCCAAGCTGCGATCGGCGCAAAGATCATCTCCCGCGAGACCGTGCGCGCCCTACGCAAAGACGTGACGGCAAAGTGCTACGGCGGCGACATCAGCCGCAAACGCAAGCTGCTGGAGAAGCAAAAAGAAGGCAAGAAGCGCATGAAGTCCGTGGGCAGCGTGGATGTGCCCCAGGACGCGTTCCTGGCGATACTCAAGATCGACTGA
- a CDS encoding pitrilysin family protein produces the protein MAKPTARTLRLESLNRDATAHGHVEHVETFRFGPVLTGERFRFGNGLELLFIKDDSAPVVAYHTWYRVGSRHEVRGKTGLAHLFEHLMFKETEHLGPGEFDRRLEAAGAESNAGTWLDWTHYHVAIPKSHLGLVIELEAERMAHLIVRDPQVESEKEVVANERRYRVDDDVESTASELLWATAFTTHAYHSPTIGWMQDIEGFNTADCVAFYRTFYAPNNATVIVVGSASEATLLKQMQSAYGSIAPSELPVEDSRPEPPQTDERRREIRQPTQTEKVLVGYKSPALGDHDHSALTVLSEILFGGRAARAYGSLIRKQELATEVRAFVSQFRDPGLLEIFVSARGEVSAETLLDALDAELIALRRQPVTEDELGRAKARIELGLLAGLETADGKASTLGFYEVVLGRPNAAFERLRAVQQVSQSDVLRVARRYLLESARSVVVVRPSEHAAEAAQ, from the coding sequence ATGGCCAAACCCACCGCCCGTACGCTCCGCCTCGAGTCCCTGAACCGCGATGCCACGGCCCACGGCCACGTGGAACACGTAGAGACCTTTCGGTTTGGTCCCGTGCTCACGGGAGAGCGTTTCCGCTTCGGCAACGGCCTCGAACTGCTTTTCATCAAAGACGACAGCGCCCCGGTAGTCGCCTACCACACCTGGTACCGGGTCGGCTCCCGCCACGAAGTGCGCGGCAAGACGGGCCTGGCGCACTTGTTCGAGCACTTGATGTTCAAGGAGACCGAGCACCTTGGACCCGGTGAGTTCGATCGACGCTTGGAAGCTGCTGGCGCCGAGAGCAACGCCGGCACTTGGCTCGATTGGACGCACTACCACGTGGCCATTCCCAAGAGTCACCTGGGTCTGGTCATCGAGCTCGAAGCCGAGCGCATGGCACATTTGATCGTGCGCGATCCCCAGGTGGAGAGCGAGAAAGAGGTCGTGGCCAACGAGCGGCGCTACCGCGTGGATGACGACGTGGAAAGCACCGCCAGCGAGCTGCTTTGGGCAACCGCCTTCACCACTCACGCCTACCACAGCCCCACCATCGGCTGGATGCAGGACATCGAGGGCTTCAACACTGCCGATTGCGTGGCGTTCTATCGCACCTTCTATGCGCCCAACAACGCGACGGTCATCGTGGTGGGAAGTGCCAGCGAGGCGACGCTGCTGAAGCAAATGCAGTCCGCCTACGGCAGCATCGCGCCCAGCGAGCTGCCAGTCGAAGACAGCCGGCCCGAGCCACCGCAAACCGACGAGCGCCGGCGGGAGATTCGCCAACCAACCCAGACCGAGAAGGTACTGGTGGGCTACAAATCACCGGCGCTCGGCGATCACGACCACTCAGCCCTCACGGTGCTCAGCGAAATCTTGTTCGGCGGCCGCGCGGCCCGCGCCTATGGCTCCTTGATTCGCAAGCAAGAGCTCGCCACCGAGGTGCGCGCCTTCGTGAGCCAGTTCCGGGATCCGGGGCTACTCGAAATCTTCGTGTCCGCGCGAGGCGAGGTCAGCGCGGAGACACTACTCGATGCCCTGGACGCGGAATTGATCGCGCTGCGCCGACAGCCTGTGACCGAAGACGAGCTTGGCCGCGCCAAAGCGCGCATCGAGCTGGGGCTGCTCGCGGGTTTGGAAACCGCCGACGGCAAAGCCAGCACGCTGGGGTTCTACGAGGTCGTCCTTGGAAGACCGAACGCCGCCTTCGAGCGCTTGCGCGCAGTGCAGCAAGTGAGTCAGAGCGACGTCCTGCGGGTGGCCAGACGCTACCTGTTGGAATCGGCACGATCGGTGGTGGTGGTGCGACCCAGCGAGCACGCGGCCGAGGCGGCGCAATGA
- a CDS encoding pitrilysin family protein: MSRAPTVLVEQSSALPLIGLTIALRSGATLDPEGREGLCRLTGRMMRRTGGGRSTEELDRRIDSLGGSLVVDSSHSTTGVHGAVIARSLEPFVELMEDVTAHPGFDEEELQRLIRETQAELVEALDHDRSLARHWFRRSMYAGHDYARSVSGNHASVAATTRDEVVRFHRQSFVRDNLIFAFSGDIDPESARSVAERIAGALPDAEAPDVAVSAPSFAQGRRLVFVDKPERSQTQILIGTAGTHPRDPDHIALFVANTVFGGTFTARLSHEVREKRGWSYGAYSSLPIDRERRAMSLWTFPKAEDAAACIRLELDLLAKFVARGVTQKELTLAKRYLIRSHAFALDTASKRVNLELDRLLYDLPEDYYSAYTERVNAVSRDDVNAAIARRLDPKDLLVVVVGTASDIADAVRSAIPNLETSEVVAYDSDA, encoded by the coding sequence ATGAGCCGCGCGCCCACCGTCTTGGTCGAGCAGAGCTCGGCCCTGCCGCTCATTGGCTTGACCATCGCGCTGCGCTCGGGTGCCACACTGGATCCCGAGGGACGGGAAGGCTTGTGCCGCCTCACGGGCCGCATGATGCGGCGCACGGGCGGCGGCCGAAGCACCGAGGAGCTGGACCGACGCATCGACAGCTTGGGAGGTTCGCTCGTCGTCGACAGCTCGCACTCGACCACCGGAGTTCACGGTGCAGTGATTGCCCGTTCCCTCGAGCCCTTCGTGGAGCTGATGGAGGACGTGACCGCGCACCCCGGTTTCGACGAAGAGGAACTGCAACGCTTGATTCGCGAAACCCAGGCCGAGCTCGTGGAAGCCTTGGACCACGACCGCTCCTTGGCCCGGCATTGGTTTCGTCGCAGCATGTACGCCGGGCACGACTACGCGCGCAGCGTCAGTGGCAACCACGCCAGCGTCGCTGCAACGACTCGTGACGAAGTCGTGCGTTTTCATCGCCAGAGCTTCGTGCGGGACAATCTGATCTTCGCTTTCTCCGGCGATATCGATCCCGAGTCGGCCCGCAGCGTGGCGGAGCGCATCGCAGGCGCCCTGCCTGACGCCGAAGCCCCGGATGTGGCCGTCTCAGCACCAAGCTTCGCCCAGGGTCGTCGTCTGGTCTTCGTCGACAAGCCCGAACGTAGCCAGACGCAGATCCTGATTGGGACGGCAGGCACGCACCCCCGAGACCCAGACCACATCGCGCTGTTCGTCGCCAATACGGTGTTCGGTGGCACCTTCACCGCGCGGCTGAGTCACGAAGTGAGAGAGAAGCGCGGCTGGTCCTACGGCGCCTACTCCAGCTTGCCCATCGACCGGGAGCGCCGGGCCATGTCGCTCTGGACGTTCCCGAAGGCCGAGGATGCCGCGGCTTGCATCCGCCTCGAACTCGACCTGCTGGCGAAGTTCGTGGCGCGAGGCGTCACCCAGAAAGAACTCACCCTCGCCAAGCGCTATCTGATTCGCAGTCACGCTTTTGCGCTCGACACGGCCAGCAAGCGAGTGAACCTGGAGCTGGATCGGCTGCTCTACGACCTGCCGGAAGACTACTACAGCGCCTACACGGAACGCGTGAACGCGGTCAGTCGCGATGACGTCAACGCCGCGATCGCCCGCCGGCTCGATCCCAAGGATCTGCTCGTGGTGGTGGTCGGCACGGCGAGCGACATCGCGGACGCGGTGCGCTCGGCCATTCCGAACCTGGAAACCAGCGAGGTCGTCGCCTACGACTCGGACGCGTGA
- a CDS encoding phospho-sugar mutase codes for MTKLLGSVADRARTWAEHDPDPETRAELLALVDAGDEAELIERMAAPLEFGTAGLRGIVAAGESRMNRAVVIRATRGLATTLLKRVADARTLPVIVGYDGRNSSRALAEETVAVLSAAQIPVRVFDAPAPTPLVAYAAKELAAQAAVVVTASHNPPEYNGYKVYAPNAAQIVPPWDTEIAAAIAEAGPACDVPRDAGAFDRAERVPDSLVDRYLDEVDAVRPSGEKRQDFTIVYTPMHGVGGELVKRAFARAGYRLEVVREQAEPDGNFPTVRFPNPEEPGALDLAIALAERSEAELILANDPDADRLAACVRTPAGRFVQLTGNQIGILLADLMLQNALPAPRPAVLSSIVSSPMLGAIASAYDAYFEQTLTGFKWIWNAALDLEASSGVRYCFGYEEALGYSVGRIVRDKDGISAALLFADLAAQCRARGTTVLEHLHALYRRHGLWVSVQKSVTCPGSEGVAQIAGAMQRLRQEPPSTLADVAVLEQVDYREGAEHRPRWLAATDLIALSLADQGRVLVRPSGTEPKLKIYVDLRGDLGDASVTTREDALRARATEIAQAVVGHIGL; via the coding sequence ATGACGAAGCTGCTGGGCAGCGTGGCGGATCGCGCGCGGACGTGGGCGGAGCATGACCCGGACCCCGAGACCCGGGCCGAGCTCTTGGCGCTGGTGGACGCTGGCGACGAGGCGGAGCTGATCGAGCGGATGGCAGCTCCGCTCGAGTTCGGCACGGCTGGGCTTCGCGGCATCGTGGCTGCGGGCGAGAGCCGCATGAACCGGGCGGTGGTGATCCGCGCCACCCGCGGACTTGCCACCACGCTGCTCAAGCGTGTGGCCGACGCTCGCACGCTTCCAGTGATCGTCGGCTACGATGGTCGCAACAGTAGCCGAGCTCTTGCCGAGGAGACCGTCGCCGTACTCAGCGCGGCACAGATCCCCGTGCGCGTCTTCGATGCTCCGGCGCCGACGCCTCTGGTGGCCTACGCCGCCAAGGAGCTCGCGGCGCAGGCCGCCGTGGTCGTGACCGCGAGCCACAACCCTCCCGAATACAACGGCTACAAGGTCTACGCGCCGAACGCCGCGCAGATCGTCCCACCCTGGGATACCGAGATCGCGGCCGCGATTGCCGAGGCCGGACCGGCTTGTGACGTTCCGCGGGACGCTGGAGCTTTCGACCGCGCGGAGCGCGTGCCGGACTCCCTGGTGGACCGCTACCTCGACGAGGTCGACGCGGTGCGCCCGAGCGGCGAAAAGCGTCAAGACTTCACCATCGTCTACACGCCGATGCATGGTGTGGGCGGCGAGCTGGTGAAGCGCGCTTTCGCTCGCGCTGGCTATCGCTTGGAGGTCGTTCGCGAGCAAGCCGAGCCCGACGGGAATTTTCCCACGGTGCGCTTCCCCAATCCCGAGGAGCCGGGAGCGCTCGATCTGGCCATTGCGCTCGCCGAGCGGAGCGAGGCCGAGCTCATCCTGGCCAACGATCCGGACGCCGACCGACTTGCGGCTTGTGTTCGAACGCCCGCCGGCCGGTTCGTACAGCTGACCGGCAATCAGATCGGGATCTTGTTGGCGGACTTGATGCTGCAAAACGCCCTGCCGGCGCCACGGCCGGCGGTGCTCTCTTCTATCGTTTCCTCTCCGATGCTCGGAGCGATCGCTTCAGCCTACGACGCTTACTTCGAACAGACGCTGACTGGCTTCAAGTGGATCTGGAATGCTGCGCTGGACCTGGAGGCGTCGAGCGGCGTTCGCTATTGCTTCGGTTACGAAGAGGCGCTTGGCTACTCCGTCGGGCGCATCGTTCGCGACAAGGACGGGATCAGTGCGGCGCTCTTGTTTGCCGACCTGGCAGCGCAATGCCGGGCTCGAGGCACCACGGTGCTCGAGCACCTCCACGCTCTCTATCGGCGCCACGGGCTGTGGGTGAGCGTGCAGAAGAGCGTGACTTGTCCGGGGAGCGAGGGCGTGGCGCAAATCGCGGGTGCCATGCAACGCTTGCGACAAGAGCCACCGTCGACTTTGGCTGACGTGGCGGTCCTGGAGCAGGTGGACTATCGCGAGGGCGCGGAGCACAGACCACGCTGGCTCGCCGCCACGGATCTGATCGCGCTGTCGCTCGCGGACCAAGGGCGCGTGCTGGTGCGCCCGAGTGGCACCGAGCCCAAACTCAAGATCTACGTGGATTTGCGGGGAGATTTGGGGGACGCCAGCGTGACGACGCGCGAGGACGCACTCCGTGCTCGCGCGACGGAGATCGCTCAGGCGGTGGTCGGGCACATTGGGCTCTAG
- the rlmN gene encoding 23S rRNA (adenine(2503)-C(2))-methyltransferase RlmN: MSVDRPEGVHPLARLPEEWELVMARAGQPKYRARQVFRWLHAHGTLTPEAMSDLPRPLRARLAEQDLALDAEVSTVRRAPDGTRKLLLRLPGDALVECVMIPMTKLPEQSDDADLAAVPEDDDDDDGPTRVTVCLSTQHGCAMGCVFCASGRAGLLRGLSAAEIVEQVRVARAHLEPGEQLRNLVLMGMGEPLHHYDETARALRVLTHPDGMDLSLRRITVSTVGLVPGIDKLGRDFGGKVGLAVSLHAPTDELRTRIVPMNARHGLAEIMAALRRYPLPRRRRITLEYTLMQDVNDAAEHARALIDLVRGLRVKINLIPMNPVPGADFGGSSPERVLAFQAALRRAGLSCFVRVRRGDAVEGACGQLALGAEAGTLVRSIGRKPVNSKG, translated from the coding sequence ATGAGCGTCGATCGACCCGAAGGGGTTCACCCCTTGGCCCGGCTCCCCGAAGAGTGGGAGTTGGTCATGGCCCGCGCCGGACAGCCCAAGTACCGGGCACGCCAGGTATTTCGCTGGTTGCACGCCCACGGCACGCTGACGCCGGAGGCGATGAGCGACCTGCCGCGGCCCCTGCGGGCGCGGTTGGCGGAGCAGGATTTGGCCCTCGACGCAGAGGTGTCGACGGTGCGTCGCGCCCCGGACGGGACGCGCAAGTTGCTGCTACGCCTGCCCGGCGATGCCCTGGTGGAGTGCGTCATGATCCCGATGACGAAGCTGCCCGAACAGAGCGACGACGCGGATCTCGCCGCGGTTCCCGAAGATGACGACGACGATGATGGGCCGACGCGCGTGACCGTGTGCCTGTCCACACAACACGGCTGCGCGATGGGGTGTGTGTTTTGTGCCAGCGGACGAGCGGGACTGCTGCGTGGCCTGTCTGCTGCGGAGATTGTGGAGCAGGTGCGTGTCGCGCGCGCGCACCTCGAGCCGGGGGAGCAGTTGCGCAATCTGGTGTTGATGGGCATGGGGGAGCCGCTTCACCACTACGATGAGACGGCGCGGGCGCTGCGCGTGCTCACTCATCCCGACGGCATGGACCTGTCCCTGCGTCGCATCACGGTCAGCACCGTGGGGCTCGTGCCGGGCATCGACAAGTTGGGGCGGGACTTTGGTGGCAAGGTTGGATTGGCCGTGTCGCTGCACGCGCCAACGGACGAGCTGCGAACTCGGATCGTGCCGATGAACGCGCGCCACGGCTTGGCGGAGATCATGGCCGCCTTGCGGCGATATCCTTTGCCCCGACGTCGCCGGATCACGCTGGAGTACACGTTGATGCAGGACGTCAACGACGCAGCGGAGCATGCGCGCGCGCTCATCGACTTGGTGCGCGGGCTGCGTGTGAAGATCAACCTGATCCCGATGAATCCCGTGCCCGGTGCCGACTTCGGGGGCTCGTCCCCCGAGCGCGTGCTCGCTTTTCAGGCCGCCCTTCGGCGGGCCGGGCTCTCCTGCTTCGTGCGCGTACGCCGGGGCGACGCGGTGGAGGGGGCCTGTGGCCAGCTCGCGCTCGGCGCCGAAGCCGGAACGCTGGTGCGGAGTATCGGCAGAAAGCCAGTGAATTCAAAGGGTTGA